The genomic region GAGGAGAAGCATCTCCCTCTCTACGAAGACCTCCTAAACAACTACGATGCCAAGCTGATTGCTGGAGGCGCTGCACAAAACAGTGCTCGAGGTGCTCAGTACATCCTCCCTCCTAACAGTGTCGTCTACCTTGGTGGCGCTGGTGATGACAAGTATGCTGCTATCCTTCACGATGCTGTCAAGGCCGCTGGTCTCCGTGTTGAATACCGCGTCGACCCCAAGGAGAAGACTGGCCGATGTGGTGCTATCATCACCGGCCACAACCGAAGCCTGTGCACAGATCTTGGCGCTGCTAACCACTACGACCTCGATCACTTAAAGAAGCCTGAGATCTGGAAGCTCGTTGAGAACGCTGAGGTCTACTACGTCGGTGGTTTCCACTTCACTGGTACGAGCCCGGTCACAAACATCGCAAACACTATGATAATGCTAACCCATGTTAGTCTGCCCTCCTGCCATTATGGAGCTCGCTAAGCAGGCTGCTGAGCACAACAAGCCTTTTGTTCTCTCCCTGTCTGCTCCTTTCATCCCTCAATTCTTCAAGGAGGTTGTCGATGCCAGCGCCCCTTACTGGGACTACATCATCGGCAACGAGACCGAGGCCGCCGCCTACGCCGAGTCCCACGGCCTCCCTAGCAAGGAGCCCAGGGATGTTGTCAAGCACCTCGCCAACCTTCCCAAGGAGAATACCAAGAGAAAGCGAATTGCCATTGTCACTCAGGGTACCGACCCTACTCTGGTTGCTATCCAGGGTGAGGACGATATTAAGGAGTTCCCCGTTCACGCtatcgagaaggagaagatcaacgaCACCAACGGTGCTGGTGACGCCTTTGCTGGTGGTCTCCTGGCTGGTATCCTCCAGAACAAGCCCCTCGAAACCAGCATTGACATGGGCCAGTGGCTCGCTCGTTTGAGCATCCAGGAGCTTGGACCTTCGTAAGTTCACCCGCATGCACCATTCTTGCCAAGTTGTGTTCCCAAAATTTATTGCTTCATTCCTCTACCTATCTTTCCTATCAACAGCATAGCTCCTTGACTAGGGCACCAATCCCAGTAACATGATAACAAACTTCAACTAACTCTCGTGCAGATACCCCTTCCCCAAGCAAACCTACCAGGCTGCTTAAATCTATTAACAACTCATCTTGCACATCCTTCTTGGATAATTGAATGTGGTTCGGCGTTGCTGGGGAAAAGGGAAACGGTTTCAACAACGGCGTTTGCATCCAAAGGGAGAATATACCCCAAACTGAGGGCTCCCAAGCGCATTGAGCGGCATGGTATCCTCCACGATATCGAGTATTTGGCAAGCACATTATCTGAGTGAATATAAAATGAATGACTTCTTGCTTTAAAACCCAAGATCTTGCACCGACGAATGGTGTCTATACCATCAGACTGGATGAATACCGACTAAGCTTGACCCGGTTGGCGAGCAAACTCATCAGCTGTCGCACGAGGTCCGAAGACATGGAGCAGCTGAGGTAGGCCAGCGTACTGCACCTGTAAAACTGATCCATTATGCCGTCAACATCTTCGAAAGCTGACCGATTCCAAAAGACCAGTACTCCATGCTGGGACATGTGCAGGTGCTTTATAGCGAATCGTCGGCTATGCAATCAATCATGTTCCGTCCCGAGTGGTCTAGACCAGGAACGAGGCGTTTTTGAAAGCGCAAGAGTCGACGAAAAACTGGGCAGATTGGAATATCCCAATTTCCACGGCGGTGTACTAAAGCACAAAAGAACAACCTACGCTTCTACTTATTGCCATAAAAGGCAGCCTGCAGGATGGCAGCATCATAACTGGATGTCGTTTCATCCATCTGGAAACGTCGGCctgacgaggatgatgcaGGATCCCGGATGTGATTGCGATCGTAGCGGCTCGTGTCCATATAGCCAACTCCAGTCGGCATGCCGAAAGTAGCCCCGTTAGCAGGTGTGCCTTGATACAAACTGCTTGGGTGTGAAAACGCAGACAAAGAGGAAGACGTAGCGTAGCCGTTCGGGGCTTGGTGATGACCATAGGATTGAGGTGCTGTCTCGATGGACGTGCGGTTGTGATTTTGGCCCCATTGGCTGGACAACGAAGTACGAGGGGCGCTAGAGCTACCGAAAGTTTGAAGCAAGTTGTTGCGATGGGCCTCTTCGGCAGCTGAGCTAACACGAGGGCTGGCCATCATGCCACTGCCAGCTCGGGGAGTCGGCATGGTTGGTAGCTGAGGAGTAGAATTGGTGAAAGGGTCCTCAAATGCGCTGATGGTTCGTGACGTTTTCCTTGTAGAAAAGTTGGGACTAATGGGAGCTTCGAAAGCATCCTTGTATGAGACCGAGGCATCGCTACCCTTATGGGGTGTCGGGGTGTATACCCAGTCCCAGGGAAGAGGTTCAAACTTGCCAGAGGGCATGGAGCCTGTGGTAGGGCTGGGGTCAGCCTGAAGCATCCCAAAGACCTCGTTCGCAGTTGTGCTATGCATTCCGTATGATGTCTCATCAGTGGAGCGGGGACCAGATTGTGCCTGTTCAGGGGTAGGGGGCCTTAGGAAAGGAGCAAGCATGTTGATAACGGTGTTATCAGCATCGTCAGGTACGGACTGCTCATGGGGAGGCTGTGTCTCGATAGAGGTAACGAAAGACCTCCTCGCGTCCACCTTGGACGCAAGTCGGTTCCCTGTTTGTGGGTTGTCCGAAACGGTGCGATGTCGACTTGCGGTCCTGGTGTTGCTCTGAGATTCCCGCACAGGAGAACTCACAATAGACATCGGCTGGGAAGTATCTTCGTTCGCGGTAGGCTTTTCCTTGTACTCAAAAGCAAGGCCTTTCTCGGAGACATGGGCGGCAAGAGGGCACAAGTCGTCCTCAGCCAGGAAGTAGGCGCATCGCAGTATGTCCAAGATTCTTGCCAGTGTCTCCTGGAAAGTGCCAAGTCGTCTCTCTTGGGATGGcagtcttggcttcaagCCACCGCTCTCAGAAAAGTAGGATCGGCAAGCTTGCGGAACCTGGTCCGGGGCAAGGGGAAGCAGCCCTTGGGTCTGGACATCCTCCGCGAGAAGATATGGGCATGAGGCCAGGTTTTCCTGGGTATATGTCTCGTTGCACAGTAATGAGAGGACCTTTGAAATGGCCTTCATCATATCTGGCAGTACGGTGCCAAGAGCTTTACCAGCCGCGAATATTTCCTGGCGACGTGCAGCCAGCCACATGCCGTATATACGAAGCAGAGGTAGAAGCGCCTCGATCACGGGGGATGATTTGGCTGTTGCTGGGTCCTCGGAAGCAGGGTTCTCGCGGCCGACAATATTGGTGAGCTCAGAGATGAGTGCCGAGCAAAACGCAAGAATGAATTGAGCGTTGATGCGCAAAGTATGGTGACAAAAACGTGAAGCTGCCTGTGTCTGTGCCTCTATTTTGTATTAGAAATAACAATAAGCATTATATGACTAGCAGACCTACCGGTATATTTCTGAGTAGCGATGAAGTAGCTCGACATGTTGATCAGGGACATCCTGAACAGAACCTCGGAATAGTCAGGGTTCTTGGAAGCCATATCAAGCCGATGGAGGACTTCCCTTTCAAGTTCCCTGCTGCCTGCCATGGTCTCATCCCTATAGTAGGAAGCATGAAGCTTAGTAAACCAGGTGACGAATGCATCGCTTGGTCCACGTGCTTGCTTCTTAGGCGGATTCTTATCCGGCTGGAAATAgctcttgaacttggacTCAAGATTCTGCTTCACGTTGGGATGAGGATCGGCAGTTGCGATGCTCCGGTAAAAGTAGTAAAGGATATCTAAATCTTTGCCTTCCTCGAGGCTTATCATGCCCATCTGGTGGAACGGGAAACCGGAATCGGGTTTCAGATCGTGAGCAAGACTGTAATAGGCCAGTGCAATCTTATAGCTCGATTTCTTCAGGCCTGACTGAACCTGATAACGCGCCAGGTCGCCGAGACAAATGAGAGTGAAGTGGCATGAATTGATGACCAGTGGATAGATCGAATCGGGAACGGGACTGATGACATCGCTACTGGGGGATCCGTCCACCTCGACGCCTTGAGCAATGCGCTTCAATTCAGGGATGTCGTATCGTGCAGAGAGGCGCTGGACATATCCCTTGTAGAACTCCTGAGCAACATGTAGAAAGCCCAGATACTTGTCCCCAAACTTCCGTCGCTCCACATTGCGCTTGTCACCCTTCTGCTTTGGAGTGGTTTGTTTCTCtcccttgttcttgtccttgtcgcCATTGCGCTTTTCGTTGGCCGTCTTGTCAGTCTTTTGCTTGTCCGAATTTTGCGCCAGGTGTCGGAGGCGAACCAGGGCTTTTCGATATTCGTTGTTGATACTAGTATGCACCAACCACATAGTTTGGTCGGTACGCTCGGCGACAGCATACTCAAAGTCGAGATAGATGGTCTGCACACAGGCAAGGCGGAATCTATTTTGTGGGGTTATATGAATTAGCTTCATGAGCGCAGCAAGCCGCATGCGATCTTCCTCACTTATCCAGAACCGTATCCATCGCCTCGAACTGGGAGATGTCAACACCAGAGTTATTATCTTTTGGAAGCTTTTCCATGTGTTTTGTCAGTTGCTTTCGCAGTTTGACTGCCGAGCTAGAAGATGTCAGCTCCTGAGTGTTTACTGGGTATGAGCAAGGAATCAGTATGTGGTGTTTGCGCAAGCCGATCAAATCATGGTGTTTTCATTTTTATTTTGGTTttttggttttttttttggcgGGGTATGATCACACGAGGCAAATCAATGAATCAATGGCTCCTTCACATGTATCTTGTGAGTGAGGATATTCAACTTACCGCCACGTTTGTCTGGCCTTACCAGAAAGATCCGCATGCTCCGGTTTTGCGGCCTGGACGGTCGACGTCGCGGTCTCGGGTTCCATGATCGCCGAGTCGGTAGGATCGGGACGTAAACTGTGTGGACTCGAGGTTGACGCAGGCGAACACGGATGCGCAGGGGTAAAGAGCAGGACGAAAGGTGTCGCGGCACAATTCTAGAGCGTCGGTATCGAACTGAAAATCGTTTCGT from Fusarium oxysporum Fo47 chromosome III, complete sequence harbors:
- a CDS encoding Ribokinase-like protein, with protein sequence MLARPSSSTLRLELPSLLPSCRRTCTRNFSSFAPFRLPKDHAPRFYPTKTKTFDPSIHLKLFPSEASSTFLSSSISHRFSFQARHLSTMSAVKEYSLLCLENPLLDIQAKGDQALLDKYGLKPNDAILAEEKHLPLYEDLLNNYDAKLIAGGAAQNSARGAQYILPPNSVVYLGGAGDDKYAAILHDAVKAAGLRVEYRVDPKEKTGRCGAIITGHNRSLCTDLGAANHYDLDHLKKPEIWKLVENAEVYYVGGFHFTVCPPAIMELAKQAAEHNKPFVLSLSAPFIPQFFKEVVDASAPYWDYIIGNETEAAAYAESHGLPSKEPRDVVKHLANLPKENTKRKRIAIVTQGTDPTLVAIQGEDDIKEFPVHAIEKEKINDTNGAGDAFAGGLLAGILQNKPLETSIDMGQWLARLSIQELGPSYPFPKQTYQAA